In the genome of Notamacropus eugenii isolate mMacEug1 chromosome 5, mMacEug1.pri_v2, whole genome shotgun sequence, one region contains:
- the FTHL17 gene encoding ferritin heavy polypeptide-like 17, with protein sequence MGSQVLQNFHTDCEVAINDLVNMELCANYVYLSGAYFFDRDDVALYHFKTFSKNQSDEKLEHAQKFLKYLNKRGGHIVLQDIKKPECDDWRNSLEVLEIVMKIEKKINQALLNLHNLAMEKSDPHLCDFLEREYLDKQVTIIKCLGEHITNLRRLGAPESGLGEYLFDKLTLGNSH encoded by the exons ATGGGGTCCCAGGTGCTCCAGAACTTCCACACGGACTGTGAAGTTGCCATCAATGACCTAGTGAACATGGAGTTATGTGCCAACTATGTCTACCTTTCAGGG GCCTACTTCTTTGACAGGGATGATGTGGCTTTATACCACTTCAAAACATTCTCAAAAAATCAATCTGATGAGAAGCTGGAACACGCTCAAAAATTCCTGAAATACTTAAATAAGAGAGGAGGCCATATTGTCCTACAGGACATAAAG AAACCAGAGTGTGATGACTGGAGAAATAGCTTAGAAGTCCTGGAAATAGTTATgaagattgaaaagaaaataaaccaggCCCTACTAAACCTGCATAATCTGGCAATGGAAAAAAGTGACCCACAT ctttGTGATTTCCTGGAGCGGGAGTATCTGGATAAGCAGGTGACAATTATCAAGTGTCTTGGAGAACATATCACCAATCTGAGGAGGCTGGGAGCTCCTGAGAGTGGCCTTGGGGAGTATCTCTTTGACAAGCTCACCCTGGGGAACAGCCACTGA